In Drosophila yakuba strain Tai18E2 chromosome 2R, Prin_Dyak_Tai18E2_2.1, whole genome shotgun sequence, a single genomic region encodes these proteins:
- the LOC120321237 gene encoding histone H1-like: protein MSDSAVATSASPVAAPSATVEKKVAQKKASGSAGTKAKKANAAPSHPPTQQMVDASIKNLKERGGSSLLAIKKYITATYKCDAQKLAPFIKKYLKSAVVNGKLIQTKGKGASGSFKLSASAKKDKDPKAKSRVLSAEKKVESKKVASKKTGASSKKTAAGAADKKPKAKKAVATKKTAEKKKTEKAKAKDAKKTGIVKSKPAATKAKATATAAKSKATAAKAPKAKPAASAKPKKTAKTAAVSATAKKPKAKTTAAKK from the coding sequence ATGTCTGATTCTGCAGTTGCAACGTCCGCTTCTCCAGTGGCTGCCCCATCCGCGACAGTTGAGAAAaaggtggcccaaaaaaaggcaTCTGGATCTGCCGgcacaaaggcaaagaaagcCAATGCGGCGCCGTCACATCCGCCAACTCAGCAAATGGTGGACGCttcgattaaaaatttaaaggaacGTGGCGGCTCATCACttctggcaataaaaaaatatatcactgCCACTTATAAATGCGACGCCCAAAAGTTAGCTCCATTCATCAagaagtacttaaaatcggcCGTGGTCAATGGAAAGCTTATCCAAACAAAGGGAAAGGGTGCATCTGGATCATTTAAACTTTCGGCCTCCGCCAAGAAGGATAAGGATCCGAAGGCGAAGTCGAGGGTTTTGTCTGCTgagaaaaaagtggaaagcaaGAAGGTAGCATCCAAGAAGACTGGTGCTTCCTCCAAAAAAACTGCCGCTGGGGCTGCTGACAAAAAGCCCAAGGCTAAGAAGGCTGTGGCCACCAAAAAGACTgccgagaaaaagaaaaccgagaAGGCAAAAGCCAAGGATGCTAAGAAAACTGGAATCGTAAAGTCGAAGCCCGCCGCAACAAAGGCGAAAGCGACCGCGACCGCAGCGAAGTCGAAGGCTACAGCAGCCAAAGccccaaaggcaaagccaGCGGCGTctgcaaaacccaaaaagactGCGAA
- the LOC120321245 gene encoding histone H4, whose product MTGRGKGGKGLGKGGAKRHRKVLRDNIQGITKPAIRRLARRGGVKRISGLIYEETRGVLKVFLENVIRDAVTYTEHAKRKTVTAMDVVYALKRQGRTLYGFGG is encoded by the coding sequence ATGACTGGTCGTGGTAAAGGAGGCAAGGGATTGGGAAAAGGTGGCGCCAAGCGTCATCGCAAAGTGCTTCGTGATAACATCCAAGGTATCACGAAGCCTGCTATCCGCCGTTTGGCTCGTCGTGGCGGTGTGAAGCGCATATCTGGACTCATATACGAGGAAACGCGTGGTGTTCTGAAGGTTTTCTTGGAGAACGTAATTCGTGATGCCGTCACCTACACCGAACACGCTAAGAGAAAGACTGTTACAGCCATGGATGTTGTGTACGCTCTGAAGAGGCAAGGCCGCACTCTCTACGGATTTggcggttaa
- the LOC120321238 gene encoding histone H2A, with protein sequence MSGRGKGGKVKGKAKSRSNRAGLQFPVGRIHRLLRKGNYAERVGAGAPVYLAAVMEYLAAEVLELAGNAARDNKKTRIIPRHLQLAIRNDEELNKLLSGVTIAQGGVLPNIQAVLLPKKTEKKA encoded by the coding sequence ATGTCTGGACgtggaaaaggtggcaaagtGAAGGGAAAGGCAAAGTCCCGCTCCAACCGTGCCGGTCTTCAATTCCCTGTGGGCCGTATTCACCGTCTGCTCCGGAAGGGCAACTACGCCGAGCGTGTTGGTGCAGGCGCTCCAGTTTACCTAGCAGCCGTAATGGAATATCTGGCCGCTGAAGTTCTCGAGTTGGCAGGCAATGCTGCTCGTGACAACAAGAAGACTAGAATTATTCCGCGTCATTTACAGCTGGCCATCCGCAACGACGAGGAGTTAAACAAGCTGCTCTCCGGCGTCACTATTGCCCAAGGTGGAGTCTTGCCGAATATTCAGGCTGTTCTGTTGCCCAAAAAGACCGAGAAGAAGGCTTAA
- the LOC120321244 gene encoding histone H2B, with product MPPKTSGKAAKKAGKAQKNITKTDKKKKRKRKESYAIYIYKVLKQVHPDTGISSKAMSIMNSFVNDIFERIAAEASRLAHYNKRSTITSREIQTAVRLLLPGELAKHAVSEGTKAVTKYTSSK from the coding sequence ATGCCGCCGAAAACTAGTGGAAAGGCAGCCAAGAAGGCTGGCAAGGCTCAGAAGAATATCACCAAGAccgacaagaaaaagaagcgcaaGAGGAAGGAGAGCTATGCCATCTACATTTACAAGGTTCTTAAGCAGGTCCATCCTGACACCGGCATTTCATCTAAGGCGATGAGCATCATGAACAGCTTTGTAAATGATATTTTCGAGCGCATTGCTGCCGAGGCGTCTCGTCTGGCTCACTACAACAAGCGCTCGACCATCACTAGTCGAGAAATCCAAACGGCTGTTCGCCTGCTTCTGCCGGGAGAGTTGGCCAAGCATGCTGTCAGTGAGGGAACCAAGGCTGTCACCAAGTACACCAGCTCTAAATAA
- the LOC6539223 gene encoding histone H1: RKLSDSAVATSASPVAAPSATVEKKVAQKKASGSAGTKAKKANAAPSHPPTQQMVDASIKNLKERGGSSLLAIKKYITATYKCDAQKLAPFIKKYLKSAVVNGKLIQTKGKGASGSFKLSASARKDKDKDPKAKSRVLSAEKKVESKKVASKKTGASSKKTAAGAADKKPKAKKAVATKKTAEKKKTEKAKAKDAKKTGIVKSKPAATKAKATATAAKSKATAAKAPKAKPAASAKPKKTAKKAAVSATAKKPKAKTTAAKK; encoded by the coding sequence AGAAAATTGTCTGATTCTGCAGTTGCAACGTCCGCTTCCCCAGTGGCTGCCCCATCCGCGACAGTTGAGAAAaaggtggcccaaaaaaaggcaTCTGGATCTGCCGgcacaaaggcaaagaaagcCAATGCGGCGCCGTCACATCCGCCAACTCAGCAAATGGTGGACGCttcgattaaaaatttaaaggaacGTGGCGGCTCATCACttctggcaataaaaaaatatatcactgCCACTTATAAATGCGACGCCCAAAAGTTAGCTCCATTCATCAagaagtacttaaaatcggcCGTGGTCAATGGAAAGCTTATCCAAACAAAGGGAAAGGGTGCATCTGGATCATTTAAACTTTCGGCCTCCGCCAGgaaggataaggataaggatcCGAAGGCGAAGTCGAGGGTTTTGTCTGCTgagaaaaaagtggaaagcaaGAAGGTAGCATCCAAGAAGACTGGTGCTTCCTCCAAAAAAACTGCCGCTGGGGCTGCTGACAAAAAGCCCAAGGCTAAGAAGGCTGTGGCCACCAAAAAGACTgccgagaaaaagaaaaccgagaAGGCAAAAGCCAAGGATGCTAAGAAAACTGGAATCGTAAAGTCGAAGCCCGCCGCAACAAAGGCGAAAGCGACCGCGACCGCAGCGAAGTCGAAGGCTACAGCAGCCAAAGccccaaaggcaaagccaGCGGCGTctgcaaaacccaaaaagactGCGAAGAAAGCAGCGGTTTCTGCTACGGCCAAGAAGCCGAAAGCAAAGACTACGGCCGCCAAGAagtaa